From Nitrospinota bacterium, a single genomic window includes:
- a CDS encoding VWA domain-containing protein — protein MRFEDPLLLLLLFALPLWVWRRGRGKRIEPAIAFPGAAALKEFPPPAAVRLRGLPFALRVAAAALLIVALARPQSGAGRGEIHAAGIDIMLAVDTSTSMDITDMNPTRLEAAKDAMRRFIANRKNDRIGLVAFAGTSFTQCPLTLDYASLESFIAPLRSGMVEDGTAIGMAIATAVNRLKTSTAKSKIVVLLTDGMNNRGIIDPETAAGLAAAEGVKVYTIGVGTRGVFNVMVDDPVFGRRSIPVQSDIDDTLLQNIAATTGGRYFSAQNGRELAGIYAEIDRLEKSDLASTVYHQYTERFGLFAGLALLLILSQWILEKSALRSLPS, from the coding sequence ATGAGATTTGAAGACCCGCTTTTGCTGCTGCTCCTTTTCGCGCTGCCGCTGTGGGTGTGGCGGCGCGGAAGGGGCAAACGGATTGAACCGGCCATAGCCTTTCCCGGCGCGGCGGCGCTGAAGGAATTTCCGCCCCCCGCCGCGGTGCGGTTGCGCGGCCTGCCGTTTGCGCTGCGCGTCGCGGCGGCGGCGCTGTTGATCGTGGCGCTGGCGCGGCCGCAGAGCGGCGCGGGGCGTGGCGAAATTCACGCCGCGGGGATTGACATCATGCTGGCGGTCGACACCTCCACCAGCATGGACATCACCGACATGAATCCCACCCGCCTTGAGGCGGCGAAAGATGCGATGCGCCGTTTTATCGCCAACCGGAAGAACGACCGGATCGGGCTGGTGGCGTTCGCCGGCACCAGCTTCACGCAGTGCCCGCTCACGCTCGACTACGCGTCGCTGGAAAGTTTTATCGCGCCGCTGCGCAGCGGGATGGTGGAGGACGGCACCGCCATCGGCATGGCCATCGCCACCGCCGTGAACCGCCTCAAGACGTCCACCGCGAAAAGCAAGATCGTGGTGCTGCTTACCGACGGCATGAACAACCGGGGAATCATCGATCCCGAAACGGCGGCCGGGCTGGCCGCCGCCGAAGGGGTGAAGGTTTACACCATCGGCGTCGGCACGCGGGGGGTATTCAACGTGATGGTGGACGACCCGGTGTTTGGCCGCCGCTCGATACCGGTGCAGAGCGATATCGACGATACGTTGCTGCAAAACATCGCCGCAACAACCGGCGGCCGCTACTTCAGCGCGCAAAACGGGCGGGAGCTTGCCGGCATCTACGCCGAAATCGACCGGCTGGAAAAAAGCGATCTTGCAAGCACGGTCTATCACCAATACACCGAACGGTTCGGTTTGTTCGCCGGGCTGGCGCTGCTGCTGATCCTGTCGCAGTGGATTTTGGAAAAAAGCGCGCTGCGGAGCCTGCCGTCATGA
- a CDS encoding VWA domain-containing protein, producing the protein MKWGAVEFLWLLWLLPLIAAGYAWSGTAARRRLRRFADPKLWGGIVRDMRGGWRAAARPVLFLLGIALLAVALARPQTGAHPVEVKRTGVDVMVALDTSYSMAAEDVAPNRLTVAKREIERLSRALEGNRLGLVVFAGDSAVECPLTLDADTFRMFLGSVTYNAAAAGGTDIAGALRKASAAMQNSEAKSRIIVLITDGEDHEGDPLAAAKAAAARGTKLYTVGIGGAQGTPIPLRGPRGELLGYKKDRAGNTVFTRLNDAALRGMAAAGGGGYTASAAGLDIGPVIAAIEKEEKGAIADTRFTVYEERFQIPLSLALGFFAFSWLL; encoded by the coding sequence ATGAAGTGGGGGGCGGTGGAATTTCTCTGGCTGCTCTGGCTGTTGCCGCTGATCGCCGCGGGGTATGCGTGGTCCGGCACGGCCGCGCGGCGGCGGCTGCGCCGGTTCGCCGATCCAAAGCTCTGGGGGGGGATCGTGCGGGATATGCGCGGCGGGTGGCGCGCGGCCGCGCGGCCCGTCCTGTTCCTGCTCGGCATCGCGTTGTTGGCCGTGGCGCTTGCCCGTCCGCAGACCGGCGCGCATCCGGTGGAAGTGAAGCGGACGGGGGTGGATGTGATGGTGGCCCTGGACACTTCGTACAGCATGGCGGCGGAGGACGTGGCGCCGAACCGGCTGACGGTGGCGAAAAGGGAGATCGAGCGGCTTTCCCGCGCGTTGGAGGGGAACCGGCTGGGGCTGGTGGTCTTCGCCGGGGATTCGGCGGTGGAGTGCCCGCTCACGCTGGATGCCGATACCTTCCGGATGTTCCTCGGCTCGGTGACGTACAACGCCGCCGCGGCCGGCGGCACCGACATCGCCGGGGCGTTGCGCAAAGCATCCGCCGCGATGCAAAACAGCGAGGCAAAATCGCGCATCATCGTGCTCATCACCGACGGCGAGGATCACGAAGGGGATCCGCTGGCGGCGGCGAAAGCGGCGGCGGCGCGAGGTACCAAGCTGTACACCGTCGGCATCGGCGGCGCGCAAGGGACGCCGATACCGCTGCGCGGCCCGCGGGGGGAGCTGCTGGGCTATAAGAAAGACCGCGCGGGGAACACCGTCTTCACCCGTTTGAACGACGCGGCGCTGCGCGGCATGGCGGCGGCGGGGGGAGGGGGATATACCGCTTCCGCCGCCGGACTCGATATCGGCCCGGTCATTGCGGCGATAGAGAAAGAAGAAAAGGGGGCGATAGCCGATACCCGCTTCACCGTATACGAAGAGCGTTTCCAGATACCGCTGTCGCTGGCGCTCGGGTTTTTTGCGTTCAGTTGGCTATTGTAG